TTGAAAACTCATTATTTTCATTTGTATTTTTAGACAGAAAAACAATTAAATTTGTAACTCAATTTCTAAAACATGGAATTTTGGTTGATGTTTGTTTAAATTTTGAGTTAATAAATTTACAAAGACTATAAGTCAAAATTTTAATTCAACTACAACACATATTAAATTAAATTTAAAATAAAAAAATTGAATCTGTAACATTTTTAAGTTATTAGTTATTTAAACTTTTAACTCAAAGTAAATCAACAACACCACATGTTACCAATCATAACCGTTATTATTACAAAAGTTTATAACAGAGAATAAACCGTGTAAAACTTTACAATATACAAAGTAATAAAGCTCCTTCGTTAAGGAACTGAGAAAAGATGTTGGCCAACAAGAGCAATAGCAAGAAAAATAAATTTCGGGTAAGTGCAAGACAAGATAAAATTGATAAAGGGTTAACGATCTATTAATAAACAAAACAAAAAGTGTAAATCAGAGCTGTTTAACAAACAAATATGTTTTTTTTAGAATTTATAGACTAATCAAAAGCTCTTCAACAAACAAATAAATATCTCTTAAAATGAATCCTTAAGTAAGAGATAGAGATTGGGTTAATTGATATAGTTATCTTTAAGTAGAGATTTGATTACCTCTTAAGGTGAATATCTTTTGTAAAAAATGTATTATTGGTAACCAATTGGTTATTGCCGTAATAATTATTTACATTAATTATGCTAACTATATTTTATATTGGTTTTCTTTTTGTTTTCAATAAGCAATTCGATTTGCATGGCCAGCTAGGGGACCGATTCAATTAAACAACTTGGTTAAAAAATGGAAAAATTGTTTTTTAGAGCAAAAAAAATGATAACTATATTTTTTGGACTAATATCTATTTTGTGTTATTTTTGTCTATAATACTCTTTAATATTTTTGAAATTAAATTTAATAAATAGTTTTATAAACAAAAAAAAAATAAAAAAAATAGTAACTATTGATAAAATACATATATGAACTTAATGGTATTTTTTCAGTTTTAAAAATGTTTAAATCATAATTTTCAGATTATGTTCTAAATAAAGTAGAAATAGCATTCTACGAAGTAGAAAACGAAATCCATTTTTTTCATTGAATCTACCATGTTTAGAATACATGATCAACGTAAATAAGAGTATTCTAAATATTACACATTCCGCACTTAACCTACCGATCTAAAATCTTTAGAAATCAAAATCTACACATTAATATAAATCTAAAACACGTAGAAACCGACTTCTACAGATTTACTATAAATCTAAAACATGTAGAAATCAAAATCTACACATTACTATAATTCTAAAAACCTGTAGAAACCGATTTCTACATATTAGTTGTATTCTACGGATAATAAATCCGTTCCTAAAAATATGGAAACAAACTATTTGGAAATATTCACTTTCATATTTTGAAAAATCGATTTAAAAAAAAAAGTGGTAACCTTCTTCTCACGCCGTCTTCTATATTCCATTGATTGTTCATAAAATTTTCACATTATTTCTACAATGATTCATATCTATGCTTCCATTGATCGATTGGTCTATAATTCGAGATCGGTCGATCTGTATGAAATCGACCATTGCTGATCGAGTGAAATGGACCAGGTCGATCAGTATATGCTCCACGTTTTTTTTCTGCATAATGATCATGATCGATCGATCCGTTCGACTTTGTAATTTCGGATCGATCGATCCCGCTCGATCGAACCCATAATTTATTATATTTAAAAATTACGGAGGTGTTATTCGTTGATGGACTTGAATAGACTTTAAATCTAAGAACAATCTGCTGTTATTCAATAGTTGAGTTTAGTTCCTTTTTATAAATCCAGTGTTGTTGATTCCTGTATTTTTTATTGGTTCTTGTATTTATAATATCATTAATACAAGAATTTAAAATTTGTTGTTATTCAATCTAAGATTTGATATTGTGATTTAAAATCTAGTGTTATTCAAGTATAGATTGATTTTCATAGTAAAAAGAGTTATAAAAAAATTGAATGATCTACTCTATTAAAATAGAGTCCTAAATTTATCTACCATTAGAAGTTGTCACTTAATTTTTGGACCCTTTCAAATTTATTACTAAACTACTTAATTTATGTACCACTTTAAGCTTGTAACAATAATATTTTATTAGATTCTACCAAGATTATACAACCGGACAACTAAAACTAAACCAACATTAAATCTACTAAAATTTAACCAATCTCTTAATCTAAAATTAAAATAAAACTAAACCGAGGGTTGTTATATATTATATTAACAATACAATAACTCTAACTAGACCTCATGCTGGTATATATGATCGTATTTGCTTCTCTTGAGATTATAAACTGCAGCAAAAGAAACATTAGATTAATTAATATTTTTCTCCATCTTTCATTATAATAACATTGAAAGAAGATAGTATACTGTAATTATGGTCAGTTGATAGACTTTTAATGCATTATGCAGGGTTCTTTCTTACGACGACGCACATTTAGAATTGAGATCACTTTTCTCTGTTAAACTTAGAGAATGTCAGTAGTTAAGATTCAATCATATAGAGATTATATCATGTTCATCTTTTATGTTAAATAAATAATATTTTTTTTCATAGGTCTAAATACAATTCATACATGTGTCTTTTATGTTAGATTAGATATTTTGTAATTCAAATAAGATTAATATCTAATAATTTGGTAAATACAATCATTATCTAAAAAAATATTAGAAACATGTTATCAAGAACAGATTTGATCGAAACTTTACTTACGTGTCTTGCAAACAAAATAACCACTAACAACTTAATTTGATTTCTTTATTTTGTTATTCTGTTATATTTGATAAGGTAATATANNNNNNNNNNNNNNNNNNNNNNNNNNNNNNNNNNNNNNNNNNNNNNNNNNNNNNNNNNNNNNNNNNNNNNNNNNNNNNNNNNNNNNNNNNNNNNNNNNNNNNNNNNNNNNNNNNNNNNNNNNNNNNNNNNNNNNNNNNNNNNNNNNNNNNNNNNNNNNNNNNNNNNNNNNNNNNNNNNNNNNNNNNNNNNNNNNNNNNNNNNNNNNNNNNNNNNNNNNNNNNNNNNNNNNNNNNNNNNNNNNNNNNNNNNNNNNNNNNNNNNNNNNNNNNNNNNNNNNNNNNNNNNNNNNNNNNNNNNNNNNNNNNNNNNNNNNNNNNNNNNNNNNNNNNNNNNNNNNNNNNNNNNNNNNNNNNNNNNNNNNNNNNNNNNNNNNNNNNNNNNNNNNNNNNNNNNNNNNNNNNNNNNNNNNNNNNNNNNNNNNNNNNNNNNNNNNNNNNNNNNNNNNNNNNNNNNNNNNNNNNNNNNNNNNNNNNNNNNNNNNNNNNNNNNNNNNNNNNNNNNNNNNNNNNNNNNNNNNNNNNNNNNNNNNNNNNNNNNNNNNNNNNNNNNNNNNNNNNNNNNNNNNNNNNNNNNNNNNNNNNNNNNNNNNNNNNNNNNNNNNNNNNNNNNNNNNNNNNNNNNNNNNNNNNNNNNNNNNNNNNNNNNNNNNNNNNNNNNNNNNNNNNNNNNNNNNNNNNNNNNNNNNNNNNNNNNNNNNNNNNNNNNNNNNNNNNNNNNNNNNNNNNNNNNNNNNNNNNNNNNNNNNNNNNNNNNNNNNNNNNNNNNNNNNNNNNNNNNNNNNNNNNNNNNNNNNNNNNNNNNNNNNNNNNNNNNNNNNNNNNNNNNNNNNNNNNNNNNNNNNNNNNNNNNNNNNNNNNNNNNNNNNNNNNNNNNNNNNNNNNNNNNNNNNNNNNNNNNNNNNNNNNNNNNNNNNNNNNNNNNNNNNNNNNNNNNNNNNNNNNNNNNNNNNNNNNNNNNNNNNNNNNNNNNNNNNNNNNNNNNNNNNNNNNNNNNNNNNNNNNNNNNNNNNNNNNNNNNNNNNNNNNNNNNNNNNNNNNNNNNNNNNNNNNNNNNNNNNNNNNNNNNNNNNNNNNNNNNNNNNNNNNNNNNNNNNNNNNNNNNNNNNNNNNNNNNNNNNNNNNNNNNNNNNNNNNNNNNNNNNNNNNNNNNNNNNNNNNNNNNNNNNNNNNNNNNNNNNNNNNNNNNNNNNNNNNNNNNNNNNNNNNNNNNNNNNNNNNNNNNNNNNNNNNNNNNNNNNNNNNNNNNNNNNNNNNNNNNNNNNNNNNNNNNNNNNNNNNNNNNNNNNNNNNNNNNNNNNNNNNNNNNNNNNNNNNNNNNNNNNNNNNNNNNNNNNNNNNNNNNNNNNNNNNNNNNNNNNNNNNNNNNNNNNNNNNNNNNNNNNNNNNNNNNNNNNNNNNNNNNNNNNNNNNNNNNNNNNNNNNNNNNNNNNNNNNNNNNNNNNNNNNNNNNNNNNNNNNNNNNNNNNNNNNNNNNNNNNNNNNNNNNNNNNNNNNNNNNNNNNNNNNNNNNNNNNNNNNNNNNNNNNNNNNNNNNNNNNNNNNNNNNNNNNNNNNNNNNNNNNNNNNNNNNNNNNNNNNNNNNNNNNNNNNNNNNNNNNNNNNNNNNNNNNNNNNNNNNNNNNNNNNNNNNNNNNNNNNNNNNNNNNNNNNNNNNNNNNNNNNNNNNNNNNNNNNNNNNNNNNNNNNNNNNNNNNNNNNNNNNNNNNNNNNNNNNNNNNNNNNNNNNNNNNNNNNNNNNNNNNNNNNNNNNNNNNNNNNNNNNNNNNNNNNNNNNNNNNNNNNNNNNNNNNNNNNNNNNNNNNNNNNNNNNNNNNNNNNNNNNNNNNNNNNNNNNNNNNNNNNNNNNNNNNNNNNNNNNNNNNNNNNNNNNNNNNNNNNNNNNNNNNNNNNNNNNNNNNNNNNNNNNNNNNNNNNNNNNNNNNNNNNNNNNNNNNNNNNNNNNNNNNNNNNNNNNNNNNNNNNNNNNNNNNNNNNNNNNNNNNNNNNNNNNNNNNNNNNNNNNNNNNNNNNNNNNNNNNNNNNNNNNNNNNNNNNNNNNNNNNNNNNNNNNNNNNNNNNNNNNNNNNNNNNNNNNNNNNNNNNNNNNNNNNNNNNNNAATGGAACAGATTCTTTATAAGGAAGATGATTCTGATATAGACGTTTTGTTATTAACACTCGTCACTGCATATGAGAATCAAATTGAACGTCCGATTCGGAGACAAATCACTAGAGAAGGACACGTTTATATTCAAAAGGCTTTGAAAGAAAATCCTCATCATTTTCGGCAATTATATCGTATGTATCCGGATGTATTTGCGGATTTGTGTTATCTGATCAGAATGAAGACTGATTTAAGAAACACACGACATATGTGTGTCGAAGAGATGCTTGCAACTTTTTTGATGACAGTTGGGCAAAGTTGTAAATACTGCCATACCATAGATACTTTTAAGAGGTCAAAATTCACAGCAAGTACAAACTTTCACAAGATTCTCAGAGCTTTAAACACGCTTGCACCTAGTTTGATGGCAAAGCCTACACATACAGTCCCCCCAAAAATAAGTACAAGCACTCGATTTTATCCTTATTTCAAGGTACAAAATTTCGTCTATGATTTTGTTTTCTTCCAAAATGTATAAAGTGAATAATGTTTTTCATTTTATTTTAGGATTGTATTGGAGCTCTTGATGGTACGCACATTGATGCGATGGTACAAGGTCCTGAAAAGGCAAGTTATCTTAATCGAAAGGGAGTCATTTCTCAAAATGTACTAGCCGCTTGTAACTTTGATCTTGAGTTCATATATGTCTTAAGTGGATGGGAAGGTTCAGCTCATGACTCAAAAGTTCTGCAAGATGCGTTAACAAGAAGAATTAACAGGCTCCAAGTACCAGAAGGTGATTGTAATCCAATTATATATTATGTGATAATAATTGATCAAATGTTTTCTAAATTGAGTGTGTTATATCATGTGTTTTGGATGTGTTTCAGGAAAATATTATTTAGTTGATTGTAGTTTACATTATAACATAAAAAGTTATGTATAATTTAAACTAGTTGTTTAACAATACGTATTCGTTTCAAAGCACTTACGCAGATTTATCATCTTGGAATTCAAGACGTTTTTGTTAAAATGTCGGTGGAAGAAAGGTTAGGGTGGATTCAAAGTAGTATGGAATAAGGAAATGTTTTATTGAACTTTTATGTGTGTTTTTACGTTGGTTTTGGGTTTTTTTTTTTTTGTTTTGCTTTTGATACTTTTGAATTTTTCTTTTCACTGTTTTTCACGAGTTTGGAGTCAATAATTTTAATACTGAATCATCCAAAAATCAATAGTGAATCCTTCTAAAATCTGGCATAGTTGAATTGATAAATCAAAAATATATATTTTTAAAATCCATTGGTATTGATTATAAGAAAGAAGTACAAATCATTAATGAATCACTCTAAATATCACACATTTAAAATCTGTTGGAGTTGAGTTTAACTTCTACGACGAATAACACCACCTACAATTTTAAGGGCATTATTGTCATTTTGAAAATAATTAGCCTAATGAGATATAAAGTATATAAAATTAGTTTAACGAGACATAGTTATAATTTTATTGCTCTAAAAAACAATTTTCCCTAAAAAAATTAACTCTTTTTTTTTTTGAAATTTTAGTCTTCGTTTTTCCTACGTCAACAAATCATCCCTTGTTTCGGGATTAAAAACTGTAGTCATGTCATATCTATGCTATTATTTAAGAAATAAATTTGTTTATTTGTCATCTTCTCCATAATTTTAGTGAATGTGCTTATTTGTCATATTTTCCATGATTTTAGGATAAATTATTAGTTTAATTAATATTATTATTTAAATTTTTTTAGCAAAAAAATATATTATTATTTAAATTTTATGGTAAAATAAATATAGAGAAATTCCCTACGATAACCTTTTTTAATTTTTTGTCACAAAAATAGACTTCTATGAAGAAAATGACCAAAATAAGTTTTATTAAAGAGTAAAAATGTATTTTTACCCTAGGGTTAACTAATCTAGGCTTAGGGTTTAGAGTTACGGTGTGGAGTTTTGGGGATAGGGTTTCAAATTTTAAAAAATAAAAATAAATATTAATAAATTTTAAAATAAAAAGAGGCTATTTTGGTCATTTTATTTTTTGAGGGCTATTTTTTGACAAAAACTTAAAAATTGTTATTTGAGAGAATTGCCCCATATATATCATGATATTTAAGATAAACATTAACTTATTCTACTGATATATATATATATATATACTATTATTTTTAAAATATATTTTAATATAGAGTTATCATCATATTTAGAACATTTAATTAGTAAATAAATATTAACAATTAATATTAACAATATCTACTGATAATATCATAATTACGTTTATCTTATATTTGGTTTATGATCTAATGCCTAATATTATAACAAGTTCTCTAATTTGTATTGAAAATATTGATCCAAATACAGAGTATTATAAAACTTATATACAATTATACTAACATATTTTAATTCATCAGTTTTTCTTCCATCTATTCGGTTGGATCAGTTAATAACCATATCTATATACTGCGAGTTTTTTAAAATAACACTCATTCGGTGTATTCGATACTACCAAATCCAAACTGTTTTTTCTATTTCGATTCATTACGGCTTTAATGGTTCGATTTTACCGGATTGAATACTCCTACGCTATCGTTATTTTGTTGTTGACGTTTTGTGGGTTGTAATTGTTTATAATTTATTTCAATGCCACTTGATTTTTTCAGTCTAAATACAATAAATGTTTAATCTCAAATCAGAGTTTTCTAATTTGATTATTGCTATAGAAAATATTTTGATCCAAAATTCACATCCCATAAATAAATTATGAAAAAAACATAATTTAATATATTGATTATCAATATAAATATTGAAGTTTTATTTTTATATTATTAATTTAAAATTGTGTCTAATTTAATATTTTTCATAAAAAGAACACTAGCATTAAAAATTGTTAAGTGTATATATATATATATAGTCGTACAAGTACAAGGTGCGGGACATCAACTACTTAAATATTTTTATTAGGAAAGAGTAAAATTCCCTAAAAATATAAAGAAATAAAGCTGTTCACGTACACTTCCACTACCAATTCATCTTTTAACCCAGTATATGCGCACTGCAATGATTAAAACAATTTGAAGTAATGATAAATCGTAGCCATAATTGGCTGTCTGATAACTAATAATTTAGATTAGAAGCAATGCATGGAATAATCGATCATTAGCTAATACTTGGGGTGACATGCTCCACTTTGTCTAAACAATGCTGGCAATGTAGTATTTAGGGCATCTTTGCCTTTTCTCCCACTTTTGTTGTTCGTATCATTGATATACACCCGTCTATTCATCTATCTCGCCTAATTGAAGTTTCTAGAATGCATGCATGCATAACTATGCTATTAAGTTGACCCCGAAAAAAACTATGCTATTACAATTTGTATTTATGTATGCTATTTTTTGCTATTGTATATTGCATGCAGCATGTCCAGCTATAGTACGCGGCCATACATCCCACCAGACCACCACTTAACAAAAGATATGATTAACTTACTGAGTACTGACTTTAATCTAGACGCATATGACAAAATTTTTGATACGCCATATCTTTACATTAGCGTATTTTATTTCTGTTCTCACGTACTGT
The DNA window shown above is from Brassica oleracea var. oleracea cultivar TO1000 chromosome C3, BOL, whole genome shotgun sequence and carries:
- the LOC106330490 gene encoding putative nuclease HARBI1, whose protein sequence is MAKPTHTVPPKISTSTRFYPYFKDCIGALDGTHIDAMVQGPEKASYLNRKGVISQNVLAACNFDLEFIYVLSGWEGSAHDSKVLQDALTRRINRLQVPEGKYYLVDCSLHYNIKSYV